A DNA window from Onthophagus taurus isolate NC chromosome 1, IU_Otau_3.0, whole genome shotgun sequence contains the following coding sequences:
- the LOC111417612 gene encoding cytochrome b-c1 complex subunit Rieske, mitochondrial-like — protein MLSQKVYGFCNQRLFNSIKIVQFVTLPILTRMAHTDFKPPNYDDIRRDSVKCPDVKSSASADARRFTSAAVTLVATLGALYGAKSVMRHFIMSMSASKEVLAMSKIEIKLGEIPEGKNATYKWRGKPLFVRHRTQDEIDMARAVDISILRDPQTDEDRVQKPQWLVVIGICTHLGCVPMAGLGDFGGYYCPCHGSHFDTAGRVRKGPAPLNLEVPVHEFVDEETLIVG, from the coding sequence atgttatctcaaaaagtttatgGCTTTTGTAATCAACgtctttttaattcaattaaaatagttCAATTTGTAACGTTACCAATATTGACGAGAATGGCACACACAGATTTCAAACCCCCAAATTACGATGATATTAGAAGAGATAGTGTAAAATGTCCGGATGTAAAAAGTTCGGCTTCAGCTGATGCAAGAAGATTTACATCGGCCGCAGTAACGTTAGTAGCAACATTAGGGGCTTTATATGGCGCAAAAAGTGTAATGCGACACTTTATTATGTCTATGTCCGCTTCTAAAGAAGTTTTAGCGATGTCTAAAATAGAGATTAAATTAGGTGAAATACCGGAAGGTAAAAACGCTACTTATAAATGGCGTGGAAAACCATTGTTTGTACGTCATCGAACTCAGGACGAAATCGACATGGCCAGAGCGGTggatatttcaattttgaggGATCCACAAACCGATGAAGATAGGGTGCAAAAACCACAATGGTTAGTTGTAATTGGAATTTGTACTCATTTAGGATGTGTCCCAATGGCGGGTTTAGGTGATTTTGGAGGATATTATTGTCCGTGTCATGGGTCCCATTTTGATACAGCCGGTCGAGTTAGAAAAGGACCCGCTCCCTTAAATTTAGAAGTACCTGTACATGAATTTGTCGATGAAGAAACGTTAATTGTTGGATAA